In the genome of Harmonia axyridis chromosome 4, icHarAxyr1.1, whole genome shotgun sequence, the window ACTTATGGATGTCTATTATCCAGGATTTCCAACTTTGAAACATCTGGAGCACCAGGTACAGAATActaacatattttcaaatattgctCAATGAGAtactaaaaatatatcaatattaattttaaaattcaatgagTTATAGAGTTGGATAATTTCATATATGGGGTGAACAAATTTGAAAGGTCCACTGAAATAACTTCTTGGGAAGTCTCtatcaaaaaattattcaaatgaaagtttcttaCTCTTTCAATGTGACATTGGAGTAAAAATTCAAGGACAAGTAGatattttgaatgggaaatgTACATTTTCCTTGGCAAAATCTTGGTTTTTGAAAAAACTAGGAACATTTTGTCTCCTTTGTTTTTGCTATATAATGAACCGTTGTGGAGATATGAAGTGTTTTATGCATAGAACGGTTATGAGGGATTTCTTCTCCACACAAACTACTGAACTTGAAGAAGTGAGCATTCATGGATTGAcaaataacaattcaaaaattaatttataatagaAAGAATGAAaccaaaattaaattaatagcaCATTTCACctaattaagttttcaaaagtTTCCCCATGATTAGCAATGCACAGTTCTATCCTCTGTTCATAACTTCAGACGGTTGATAAAATCATCAATtaacaagaaaaaataatacgcagaaataattgaataagaaaaataaaataaaaaaaaattgtctgaaattACGCATAATCTAAAATTCATAATTATGTACCAATGCATCTCTTTCTTGTGGTAACAATTTGGAAATGCGGTGAGATTTTATTATGAAGCAGTGCACATGTGCGGttggaaaaaatttcagaaaacaaactagttttaaattttaaatatgttcATATGGAATACAAGAACGAATGATTCTATGAGAAATTACTTTGAAGTACTTTATCATGGACATCTTAGGCTTGAAACACTCCATTCATTCTATGGAAAAAACAAAAGagacaatagtaatttacgtaacaagtccggaaaatagggtttttttggacgaatagacaaaattccaggactcgcttacgctcgtcctggaagtctgcgagtccaaaaaaagcattttcgggcgtgttgcgtacaatattttttcggcaaacgtgtagaataacactattgCTGCTACtctccatattttattgcgattgtgataaaaaaacatgcaaatttttgacaactaatttcatatgaacgtcagccgttatctcggttgctatggtaataataataataatataatgtttattcactataaacatgatcaactgcatttattaaaaatatacctaccaagattttcacattcacaatgacacgaatgacatgattcttttccggactagtccgggaagtacgtactttccggactaggccgggaaatgctactttctcagagaaaaagcgtccgggaagtgagcacttcccggacggttgccgaaaaaatatttttagtctTTCAAAAAGATTAATATTCTGCAAAAGGAAATGTATATTCTATATTCAAAGAATATACTTGACCCTGAAATGACCTTGAAATGAAACTCCAAGGTCACATTGAATATCCACCTGAAGACTAAGAAActaagaaaatttgaaaaatgttttttgatccAGGCTCTTCCCAAAGAGTTATTTCAGTGGATTCTTCAAAATGGGTCACCTTGTATATGATATCACTACTTTCAATTGGTTtagcaaaaacaaattcttaATGAACAATAACGTTGCTTGTATCTGAACTTATAAGTTGTGTTTTCAAGGGTCAACTTGAAAAGGCTAAGGTAAATGTTTTTGGTCAACCTAGTCGAGGAGAAAACATGATTATAAGGATAATTCCTAATGAAAGAGTTCTTGATGCTGAACTACCTATCAATCTACTGAATAAAACAGTTTATGTTGGATATCCTCATTTAACTGAAGCAAAGTGAGTTACATGTTCATTTTTTGAACGATCCTTTGTTAATGACTtttcttcaataataataatgatcaatAAAACTTGGTATTTTCCAAATAATGCTATTCTTAATGTTTCATACATTGATATTTTAAGGGTTTTGTCAATTTGCAATGCCAAACAAAAATATACTTATGTAGGAAAAGATGAAGAACCGATAGAGGAGTCGACACCTACAAATTTCAAACGAGAAGTAACAGATGTTACAGAAACGTAAGTACATTTATCAAGCATAAACTAGATTTATAATTCTGAAGTATCATTaagataaataatttttcatagtTGATAGATAATTTTGGGGGTCAAGTGTTTTGCCACGACTAGGTAATCCAATCCCGCACCAAAACATTAATCCCGCAAATCCGCgtgataaaaattatcaatcccCGGATCCGCAAGAATGCGGGATTGTTaacaatatacaggatgtttcaaattaagtcggcaccattgctaactccgttattattgatgctacgatgtcggttaaatgggcaaactagtagcatttttagtggtcttctcgatgccgaaaacaaacaaaaaattgactgtcgtgttgtcataatatttcataaaatgatatttttttcaatgaaacaccctatattttttcatgcatttcgattcgtaataacattctcaacaagaaaactcatatcacctttcttcctaaagtggaaaatgagcgacttattttgaaatatttatttctttcactagtacaaaaaatttatttgttttggcgaataaacctcatgattgtccaaacaaccattttttgtacttatacgaatgacaatattttgttaataatagcaaaataagacagtaaaaggaaaaaagtgcgctgggatgtgaactcgtgaaacccgtgatcatcatgtaGAACCACTCATTCGACACcactaatttattattatcgggagccgccgggactcgaatccggcaccttgtcgcatctcggtgagtgagtctacactcttaacctctaggccaccgagtgctgtgtttattgttgctatgtggagcttttatgagaagccgccacatgactccctccccagtgacggaggaacgaaacttatgcgtgttacgaggtcatcggtgcagccgggtgattgccgcctaatcagagctgcacctcgcggcatcgtgcggacggtgCATTCACCGTCAATTCAATTGCCTATTCAAgtccgctataccgcggcagactAAGGAGCACGCgagcacgtcatgggaatgggcatctagagtttcgttggaaattgcagatatatgggagctacgcatcaaccttctgctttccaggacacatcgttaagacggccattcccatcacgtcggggtcaccaatgtaggatttcacatatgcctacttatgcgtttcgttcctggcacacacaccggactcatcagtgtgactttggtatatttgtgtgtgtcgtgtcacagacgcttgggaaatttattattatcgggagccgccgggactcgaacccggcaccttgtcgcatctcggtgagtgagtctacactcttaacctctacgccaccgagtgctgtgtttattgttgctatgtggagctttatgagaagccgccacataaCTAAAAATCTGAAATCTAAATATCTATAAAAAGTATAGGAAGTGCCTATAAcaagataaaatacaaaaatatacaacacgACATAAACACAACACAAAAAATGACTTTTCAATTTGCTGATCATGAATCATACTGTAGTTTCAGCAGTAACTAGTGTTGCATCTTCGTCCGTAACTTATGGGTAGTTTATTGCTTTTTGGGACGTTTCAAAAGACGTTTGCGCATTTATTGTCTAAgatgcaattttaatattgaattccGCATCCCGACTagttcgaaactgaactcattcAACTATTGGCGTTAAAGCATAAACGAAACCTTAGTCTGCTTTTCAAAACTGTGTTTAATGCCGGTGAGAATTCTAGTTTCAGACTATTTgcctttgattttttattttgatgattaAATGACACTTAGgtcaaaatcatttttttcgtttttcaggTACAAGAGTAGACTAGGTATTGAATTTGGAAAGGTATTAGTTTTAGTAAATGTCCGTAGAGTTATTGGTCAAAGATATATATTTACATCGACCGGAAGAATTGAATTGGAGAAGATGTTCTATACAGATGATGCATATTATCCTCTTCAACTTATTATCGACAACATTAAGGTTTATTCATCTGAACATAAACAATTCTCTACTTTAGACGAATTATACCCTGAGGGCAGCACATGCTTTACTCTAACAAAAGATGAACATTATGGATGCAAAGGTTTTGTGAGTAGAAGATTCttaaattcattttattgtttACTAATCTTTTTGTCTGGCAGGTGGTCAAGAACCCTGAAAAACCTGAAGGTAAAGTAACTGTTAGTTTGAGGATTTCTAGTGAACCTGATTTCACAAAAGCAATCTACTTATCTAAAAATACTGAATGCCAATATAGATCCTTGTACTTCGCAGCGACACAGTGTAGTAAGTTTGTAAACTTGTAAAATATCAATAGTCTAAATATTGATGAgctttcatttttctttaaggcatgtcaaatttcattttctcgCGTATCACAGGAAGTTTGTATGCTTCTGCTAGAAATAAAGAAGGCGGATTGAAAACAGTTAATTTAGGACTAGACCtgaaattacaaagaaaaaacTTGGAAACACCTGGATACACAAAGAGAATAGATGGAACATGGTATTATACAGATGCTACAATACAAGCTGTTTGCGAATATGCAAATGCTTTTCAAGAGATCTTCGAATATATGCTAAACAATGGATATCAAAAATGTGATTCAACATCTGTGGAGGATATATTTCCTGAGAATAGGTTTGTTCTCCCATTAGTAATAATCTTCATTTTATGTGAAGAAacatatagggttttccaataaggggtttcattttgaattgtccAATATCTGGCCAGCTGTTACTTTTTAAGCTGTCAGCTTTTGAAATTTGACAAGTACAAACTATGCCATCACttaaaatggaatgatacacgcttcaacaacgaattgcaattgttaaaattcgctacaaaaatggtgaaaattttggttcgcaaaactaaagcacttttggttcGCCGTAAAGCAACTTTTCAGTGGAACTGATGGAAAATTTCTAGCtcttgggacaagttagtgatgtaaaGAATCAAAACCGTGTACgtcactcaagaacaactgagaatattgctgctgtagtccGTAGTGTCGACAATaatccaggtttgtcgattccttgaggatcttgggaattaggcattccacaagcAAAATTACACCGTATTTTCCATAAAGACTTAGGTCTCAACATTTATCCTCCctgaaatttttacatgttacattttgaaatgttcagaatacaaacatcgaaaaaaaatctgCCTGTTTGCTGTACGCTGTTCAGgatattttcttgaaaactatTAGAGCAATCTAGAGTAAATTCGGTATAGAAATCGTTTTCGATAGGATATTGATCCTCTATCTCGAGAAcaaatcttgttttttttttcaaagcaaaAAATTAAGGATAAAAAAAATCTCATATCGGAAATTTGAGgtcatattcaaaattatagaggacatctaataataataataataataaagtttatttgactataataacaaaatgaacacttcaaataatattgtacaaataaactgaaataaagAGACAGAGGCTCACTTCTAAGAAGCTCACCTGTTAGTCTCACAACAGAAATACGATTCAAAGACAGCCACTACAAAAatggaaacaaaataaaaaaaaaaaaattctctggcCCAAATGGACATCATATACATCGAAACTTAAATAAATCAGGATACACCGTGTGGAACTGCACAACAAACGCACTTAAGTCAACTCTGGCAATAATTGTCACTTTAGGGAATGTTAACATGAATAATAATACATGAATAAATGTGACTTTAGGGAATTTGTCACTTCAGAAAACGAATAGCAAATAAATCTTTTATATTTTATCTTCGTCATATTCTGTTATTAATAACGctatgtatagtttttctattcaaacCGAGTAGCCACCGAATCACTTCCTTCATCATAATGACACGATAatactgaatacaatattttctaCCGCCTAGCTTCTAGTTCTTACAGTTTCGAAGTTATGAAGGACTTTTGGTGATATAAGAAACATTGTTTCGATATTTCTTCTACCAtctatttccataaaaataataTCGAGCTCTTTCCCCTATCCTCCCTTTACATAGATGTATTGTCATATTTCACATCATGCGTATGTGCCCTAAACATTTTTGctgctttttttttacgaaacATATAGTCTATCTTTGCCTTTAACATACCTTGCATAGTTATATTTTGTGTAaagaaataataagattcaatagTTAAATTCTAGTATACattgataataattttcaaaaaaaatttccatttataactttattcaaatttgttaCAGTGATGAAAAAGTGAAGGAAGCTTTAGCTTGGTTAAAAGCTCAACCATTCCATAGTGTTGAGAAAAAAGTGTGTAATTCACCTTTTCTGGATAAGGatgtaattgaagaaattgagaaAATAGTTAACACTTTTACCCCAACTTTATCTAGCGAATGTTTCGTTGACTGCGATGCAGAATTACTTTATAaggtttgaaataatttaatctattaatttaattatttaggTTAGTAGACCAGCAGTCGGggaacttttttaataattaccccaaaataattttgtgtaACTTGATATTACCCATggcgaaaaacaaaaaaaaaacgaaatcgCCTCTTTTTAGCATCTTTCATATTATAGCCCCCATGatgattttgaaaagaaaacaataactaaaaatttaattaactcGAGAACACTCTAGTGGTGGGAAGTGAGATAGTTTGGCCTGCGTATGTCGCTAAATTGTTTAAgttgaaaatagttatttataatacaagtgcagaaggcattgatattcttccacgagttcataattcaaaaaaagtggcgagtttttgaatgaactagtggtagaatgagccttttgtacgaatattatacattattttctccaattcattgcattcttattgaaattaatgaaatatttccataaatatattttagtgatttttgcattgaaaaatgttggttggcagaactgatttctttaaggcaaattgatgaattgacagataaagccgtggcggaaagttcggagtaccaacatataataataaaatataaccatgaaaactgtgcgtttctgatatattctggcacgattttgttctacaagatgtggaagaatgaatggaataaccacagaattagagaaaaatacttACAAGTTTATAAAatagcaaattaaaaatatatacttTTACTCACATTATTCATTTTCACccccaaaaatttcatttttaccccATTCGGGGTAATTTACCCCGGTTCCCTGACCTCTGGGTTAGACAATGTTCAACGCCACTCAGTTCTAGAAACTAAATAGACTTAGGATAGGGACCTAGTAGGTATAAAGACTTTtgagatattattttttttagtaaTAATGCATTAACAAactgaataaaaatattgaagattggataataatattatttttttttaggaggAGCTTTCCTTTGGCAATCTTTTACCTGATCCAAGTGTTAATGTTGAATTATTTGACCGAATAATCAGTATAAGGGAAAATCACATAGTTCCTTTCGGATTGAAAGGTACTATTATAGGTATCTCCAGACCATCTTCTGATTCTAGTGAAAATATGTATGATGTTctattcgatgaaaaatttgaaggagGTATGCAATTAAACTGTTCGATGGGACGAGGCTACAGATTACCTTTAAATGCTTTCATCAATATATCATACGGGGAGAGATCATATTACCCACCGTTAAAGAAAAGAGGTTTGTAATATGTCAATTGCcaacaaataaaattaaataatttcacctcatttcaagtaaataaagaaatatgttgaaataTATGTCCCGATCTTCAACCAATTGAATCTATTACTGTTTCATTTTCAGGAAataaaactaatcaaaatcGAACACCCAAGgaagaaaatgtgaaaaaaaataataaacaatccAATAGGAATGTTTGTAATGAAAAAGGTCAGAATTCAGCTTTTGCTAAATTCAGTAACAGTCCACAATCTTCCAAAGATTATCATGCGGTTCCACCTTTCATGCCGAATGGGGAGTCGATATACAAATTACATGGTTATCAAAATAAACATCAGCAGTATCCACAATCCAAACCCAATTATAACTCAAGTCCTGATCAAAGGAGAACATCCGGAACTCCAAAATCAAAGAAACAAAAAGGTCAGGAATGGCGACAGACAGATTCATCTGAGCAGGTACAACCAAGTTACCAAATTTACAAAAAAGATAAGAATCAAACAGTTGGTCTTCCTAGTCATCTTAATAAGAATGGAGCAAGTGATAAGAAATCTGATGTGCAAATGAAACCTCATTTCATGCCGGATTTCAAAAAAACAACCGCAGAGAACCCAATAGAAGTAAGTCTGAAATATTTATCAAAGTAAAAAACATCTAGTAGGAGTATATATGATTTTGTATTTACTGGTTTTATCCGCGAACAAAAATATGTGTTGTCACTACGTCTTTACTGTAGGGAGTATTTTTTGAGTTTCTTTGTTGATATATGTTTTACTGAAGATTCAATTCATCGAAAGTAAAGTTCTTTTTTCTGTAAGAAGTGTCCTTCGCAAATTAAACGTTTTCCATAAACTAAGTTTGATGTTAAAGAAAGTGTCCTTTATTAAAAATTCCGGATAGTGATCCTTATGGTATGAAAAAGGTTCCTTTTTGTTCGTGAATGCTCTACAACTACAAAATATAACCTCGGTTTATTGTTTCAATTATCTTCTTTTATGGCGGGTTTATGCActattcctaagaactaagactaaacctaacaactaagaattgaacgctaacaaatcaatgagagcGTTTATGCActtttcctaagaactaacactagcactagaaagttgaccaacttttaactaagaactaagggcttaggtaaaatatagaagaaaAGTATTAagtgtatctgaaaaaattaaatttaatttttaacaatcaatatcaatgtcaaacatcaaagtatagaacaactagaaagtagttcgagcacgtgcgcatcctaaactaagaactaacaagagagtgcataaacgtcactgaattcttaggtttagttcgtAGTTTTTAGttatggtgcataaacccaccattacTTTCACTTTATACACACGATATTATACCAGTTTTTCTTCTTTtggtcaacaaaatttcaatttctataaaatattaCTTAATGCAACCAATAAGGGTATGGTCTGTacatcgagatagaatagaggGGAGACGACATCAAGTGACTTAAAGCGGTACCACTTCGCCATTTTAGATGTAGATCTCAGTCAACTTTTGACCAATAACATTTCATAGTAGTGAACAGATCCGTATTCACAATATTTGCATATCTGCATATCCAACTTCACCATActctaaatatattataatttatatggcAGGTTATgttgtatattatttgaaaaaaaattgtttgtgaacAATGCTTAGACTGTTTAAAAAGTGATGAACAcggtttatttttgtatttctgcgtgaaagtttacttaatcCGACCTTGATCTTTCTCCAATTTTAGTAATAGAATTAGCCTTGCCTACTGGTCACATTTTTTCTAGCACGATAACAGCTCATAGCGTCTCCtctctattctatctcgatggtatatcaccttggttattatagttagtaagttggtggtcggtatatgtcaaattcctcaaaaaccagtgactatttcctcaagcTTCGGTGAgctatctgtcaccagagcaaccctACTTTTGTTCTGGTTAGGTtgggtaaccacgcccactcggcTTTGCAGTtgccattttaattttcagatattgtttatgaacattttccatgacatttaacactcaaaaactttattattttaattatgaaacaaataaccTTCGGAGCCATtaagaactattagttatttacaaattaaaagaaatccaccatttataacctccaaaattctgtcaatgaaaaatttagttcacCAATAATGGTGGATtcatgcaccgtacctaaggactaagaactaatgaACTAAACCtaagtggcgtttatgcactctcttgttagttcttagttaaggcatgtgCACGTGCTcaaactactttctatttgttctatactttgatatttatatttattgtgaaaaaatttgatttaatttttttaaatacacctaatactttttattgataaacacgaataaagaacataaaatgatagaaactggtactcgttaatattgaaattctatgagGCGCACATTTATATTTTACCTGAACTCTTAGTTGTTAGTTAACAGTTGGcttgctagtgttagttcttagttcttaggaaacgtgcataaacgccctcattgatttgttaacgttcaattcttagttcttaggtttagtcttagttctggtgcataaatccaccataacaaGTGTCAGGTGGTTCAtaaatacgaagcaggttaTCTGAAACATTGATAacctctcagagtaataaacatagttaTTACTCTATTGAAAACCTctagtaaccgctctgaaattctcggcgatatacggaccatactcTACATTACTAGTTTTCAGAATAGCCAACcctaaaaaaattgacagttaGGAATAAAAGAAAGCTTTCTCTTAAAGATGGTAGGATTATTTTTATGGTACCTAAGCTCCCCTTTAAAGCTACTTTCTAATAAAGCGGTCTGTACCAAAAAGCGTCTTTTTGTATTTTGGAACTGACCCTAACAAATTTTGGTAGTAATCACATAACTCTATCAGCACCAAAGTAATAgatatttattcgaaaaattattgaaatttattatctaCCACTGGAAGCTCCTTCTATGTCACGCAGTTTGTATTAAACCTCTCTTTTCAGGAAACTACAGACGCTTTGAAGAAGCTTCTGAAAATAGGCACAGATGAAAACAAGAAAAACGttactaaaaataatttttcgtcAAATTTAAACTCTGTATCATCACACCAAAATGCCAGCAGTCTTCCCAATCCACAATCAGTAAGTAAAAATTACGACAAAAGCTAAACAATAATTAGCTGAGTAAATGCACCTTTATCTATGGAATTTTATTTGCGTTTCGACAACAATGTTGCCATCTTCAGAAACGTCACTTTGTTGAAACAGCGTTAAACGAAAATAATGTTAGTGAGGTTTTCAGTAATTAGGTATACAAGTGGGGTACAAAGTTGTATAATCCTCAATTAAGATAAGAGATATCCgttgtattttttcagaaaaatgtgaATATGTGATAAAACATACAAATAagattttaaaaaaatgaaaggAATTTTGTAATGTATATAATTACgaacaattgttatttatatgATTAAAAGATGGAAATAGAATAAgtcattcaattttgattagaataaatttccatcaagtaaggaccgaCTCAATCCAATATTGTGGAATACTATTCGCCTAAATGAGTAACTTTCCATTTTGATGAATATGTTCATTATGATGCTCCATATGGTCCATCCATTCATTACATTCTTTTTTCAGCTTCCGTCAGTTCAGTTACTTACATATTATCAATCTAAAGGTCTCGGTTTGCCAAGATATCAATATTTCCAAAGTAATGAGGGCATACAAGCTGTTATCAGATTGCCAAATCGTCAAAATATAATAGGTTCTTACTCTGAATCTAAAGTAGAAGCTAGTGAAATGGTTGCAGAGAAAGCGCTGAAAGTACTTCATGCAAATGTTAGTAAAGAATCAATTTTACGTggttagagaaaaaaatatatatcgaattcattttcagtttattatttctaagatgtcaaaatatttatgaaaaaatctaTTGTTTTAGGATGGTCAAGATTGCCATAATACAGCAGTGCCCCAAAGTTTTCCAACACCACCAAAACAATGGTGGAGTACAGAAAAAAGTGTACATTCAAAAAATCAATCTCCTCCCAAAGTTTCGACCAGTAAAAATTGGAAAGATTTTATACCACTGCAAGTTGTTAAAAAAGAAATAGCAAATTCCAGCGGCTACTCTTTTCAATCGGTGAAAACTTCAAGaggagaaaatgaaaataagtgCCCAGTCCCAAATCAAAAACCCGAAAATTCATCGAATCAGgtgatttttatataatttttttgatttttatattaaatttttatagaaatgaccaatgatctaataatgAGTAGTTAGCTCATAGAAAGAGAGGAATCGACTAACAGAAAAGTGAGATGGGCCTTGGTTACAACCAATGGATGTTTTGATTGGTTGAACATATTGAACCAAttgaaacttttcatttcagatCACGTGATCTGGCTTCCCTtatcattggttgaaattcaaacatcaAAATCTTCTTCCTGGTTGTCATGTGACCCAGGGTTTAATCTTTTTCACTTTAATGTTGGAGTCAATGCTCTGCACTGCACAATCGCATCTatgtattattagatcattggaATATgttatataataatgaaaataatatgttTTCAGGTTATACAAGATAATGttaaaaaagaacaaaaaccGAGAAAACAGAGAAAAATGAGAATTGCCGCTAATTTTGGACAAAATccatgaatttttatttattgcaaCTAAATGTAAATACctattttctttaaaaaaaaactgatccATGTAGGAAACATACTATAgtgttattgaatatttttgtttttataatacAAGTTTGTTTCTGCAGAGTTGTTTAACGTAAATGTTACCTAATTGTCAACCTTCAGAAGACTTCTACAAAGCTTTTTGTTCtacagaattggaaaattccggGCTTTTTAGCCGTGGTCTAGTGGGGTTTTCAACTGACGTTTCGCTTACTATGGGGTGAACATCTTCACAGGTTTCTAGGTTTTAATCCAACTCGAGTTACAATCTACAACCTaaaaacctctgaa includes:
- the LOC123678527 gene encoding 5'-3' exoribonuclease 1 isoform X2, encoding MGVPKFFRYISERYPCLSEFVKEHQIPEFDNLYLDMNGIIHNCSHPDDGNAHFRITEEKIFADIFHYIEALFRMIKPLKIFFMAVDGVAPRAKMNQQRGRRFRSAKEAQKLEDEAIKRGETLPPESRFDSNCITPGTEFMARLHEQLKYFVVKKISEDPLWQRCKIIYSGHETPGEGEHKIMDYIRYSRSQPEYDPNTRHCLYGLDADLIMLGLCTHDPHFSLLREEVKFGRKSSKKTAVPEEIRFALLHLSLMREYLELEFSSLKKTLKKFEFNIEKIIDDWVLMGFLVGNDFIPNLPNLHIADGALPVLYKAYMDILPELDGYINEEGILNLERFEIFMTKLGEIDVQNFEEVKDDLFYFRQKTGRKMQPFLKNNTKLKNMEEWKPENDEEDINPKLLEPLEDNAPRDSGLNDLIARTVAEYDDDDDEDEEIISSECDETDEIEFENYKRSYYMNKLEYEKVTPEVMKSQAEGYVRAIQWNLHYYYNGVCSWSWYYPHHYAPYISDIKNFKNLKLEYDLGKPFMPYEQLLAVLPAASKELLPSCYQDLMVNESSPIIRYYPEKFDTDLNGKKQEWEAVVLVPFIDENILLEAMKTCDDKLSVSEAERNRHGPMLCYTYTPENLGMYEAPMYFPNISYNHANLQPITIDEIRVPIEKLVKGAYPGVLMDVYYPGFPTLKHLEHQGQLEKAKVNVFGQPSRGENMIIRIIPNERVLDAELPINLLNKTVYVGYPHLTEAKVLSICNAKQKYTYVGKDEEPIEESTPTNFKREVTDVTETYKSRLGIEFGKVLVLVNVRRVIGQRYIFTSTGRIELEKMFYTDDAYYPLQLIIDNIKVYSSEHKQFSTLDELYPEGSTCFTLTKDEHYGCKGFVVKNPEKPEGKVTVSLRISSEPDFTKAIYLSKNTECQYRSLYFAATQCSMSNFIFSRITGSLYASARNKEGGLKTVNLGLDLKLQRKNLETPGYTKRIDGTWYYTDATIQAVCEYANAFQEIFEYMLNNGYQKCDSTSVEDIFPENSDEKVKEALAWLKAQPFHSVEKKVCNSPFLDKDVIEEIEKIVNTFTPTLSSECFVDCDAELLYKEELSFGNLLPDPSVNVELFDRIISIRENHIVPFGLKGTIIGISRPSSDSSENMYDVLFDEKFEGGMQLNCSMGRGYRLPLNAFINISYGERSYYPPLKKRGNKTNQNRTPKEENVKKNNKQSNRNVCNEKGQNSAFAKFSNSPQSSKDYHAVPPFMPNGESIYKLHGYQNKHQQYPQSKPNYNSSPDQRRTSGTPKSKKQKGQEWRQTDSSEQVQPSYQIYKKDKNQTVGLPSHLNKNGASDKKSDVQMKPHFMPDFKKTTAENPIEETTDALKKLLKIGTDENKKNVTKNNFSSNLNSVSSHQNASSLPNPQSLPSVQLLTYYQSKGLGLPRYQYFQSNEGIQAVIRLPNRQNIIGSYSESKVEASEMVAEKALKVLHANDGQDCHNTAVPQSFPTPPKQWWSTEKSVHSKNQSPPKVSTSKNWKDFIPLQVVKKEIANSSGYSFQSVKTSRGENENKCPVPNQKPENSSNQVIQDNVKKEQKPRKQRKMRIAANFGQNP